In Oscillatoria acuminata PCC 6304, a single window of DNA contains:
- a CDS encoding Uma2 family endonuclease — MATTPQPKKVIYPDCDGNPMAENTRQFRWIVVIKENLEILFDNDPNIFIAGDLLWYPIEGNNKLRQAPDVMVAIGRPKGDRGSYKQWEEGNIPPQVVFEILSPGNRLNEMAKKQKFYERYGVEEYYIFDPDRFDFNGWIRNQAGSMDLIEQPENFTSPRLGIRFELQDEQFTIYRPDGDRFLTPTEIAKFAEQQRQEAEQQRQRAESAEARLRELEARLRELEGDRHPEG; from the coding sequence ATGGCAACCACCCCTCAACCTAAAAAGGTCATCTACCCCGATTGTGATGGAAATCCTATGGCTGAGAATACCCGCCAGTTTCGTTGGATTGTAGTGATTAAAGAGAATTTAGAAATTCTGTTTGATAATGACCCCAATATCTTTATCGCAGGGGATTTACTTTGGTATCCCATCGAAGGCAATAATAAACTGCGGCAGGCCCCTGATGTGATGGTGGCGATCGGACGACCTAAAGGCGATCGCGGGTCTTACAAGCAATGGGAAGAAGGGAACATCCCTCCCCAAGTGGTGTTTGAAATTCTCTCCCCCGGAAATCGTCTTAATGAGATGGCGAAGAAACAAAAGTTTTATGAGCGCTATGGTGTGGAAGAATATTATATTTTCGACCCCGATCGCTTCGATTTCAATGGGTGGATCCGCAATCAGGCGGGTTCTATGGATCTGATTGAGCAGCCGGAAAACTTTACGAGTCCCCGGTTAGGGATTCGCTTTGAACTGCAAGATGAACAGTTCACCATCTACCGTCCCGATGGCGATCGATTTCTGACTCCTACGGAGATAGCCAAATTCGCGGAACAACAACGTCAAGAGGCTGAACAGCAACGTCAACGAGCGGAGTCAGCAGAAGCACGTCTGCGGGAATTGGAGGCTCGTTTACGGGAATTAGAGGGCGATCGCCATCCTGAAG
- a CDS encoding CHAT domain-containing protein — MWRKLWRWLKQIYHSLQQRFQKPEPPPPPRLIPDIERETKFMQTPVVEVEETGEVQEKDEAEELYQRGKEQFYRGNFTDALASWNEAIRLKRDYPDAYYLRGVAQGQLGQKEDAIASFNEAIHFKRDFPDAYYNRGVAQGQLGQNKDAIASFNEAICLKPNFPDAYYNRGVVQGQLGQKEDAIASFNEAICLKPNFSDAYYLRGLTQSQLGQYEDAIASFNEAIRLKPDFPDAYFHRGIVLCDHLKQYEDAIASFNEAIRFKSDFDTAYCNRGVAQRNLGQYEDAIASFNEAIRLKPDFSYAYFKRGVAQSKLRQYEDAIASFDSGLTLKRDAWQDWGNRGDAAGMLHRRNSPYLPSAFAILNPDLNERGFKGAMASYEEGLKYCPKDTHPEGWGMLHFDIANAYYNRSRKNPKTRYQDRQTAHTHYNLALETLTETAYPEAHLKVLRRLIRLLLGWNQTEQAQELKRRGTDVLRRLVEECTSPRKQRKLTLEFADFNQLTVDLWVQQGDVVQALEVAEAGKNACLSWLLDGRGDAVAEPSWQQIRKLLQGQTAVVYWHLSPYALTTFILKPDEDEPRVLRQSRFQDQSGYLGNLQELETWIEEWNQAYSRDKGNKTSAQSASWRKSLPQQLDRLSEILQISAILEELNHCQGYHRLILIPHKDLHRLPLHALFLNQDGFAESCAITYLPSAVFGLSLLDAAPSPEAQSLLSMGHEEPPQPPLAKGGLFSIGEEPPQPPLAKGGLFSSILSIENPKSLIKDRDGSHKPLAPLPAADIESEMISRLFPTSTRFAETEATTPAVKTALEQGHHVLHFTGHGYYEFADPVASALFLSGDDVLTVQDIIQLNLSSYHLIYLSACETAVTGNPTITSEYVGLTSGFLRSGVGSVLSTLWQVQSDASTLFALYFYQQLQQGHSYPVAFTATQKWLKSVTKADLSQWYQQQIEKLEQQPELSDGDIRCLNYFEGCRNGLAIIKENTPFSDPYHWSPFTLYGL, encoded by the coding sequence GCTTCATGGAATGAAGCAATCCGCCTCAAACGCGATTATCCCGATGCTTATTATCTGCGAGGGGTAGCGCAGGGTCAATTAGGACAAAAGGAGGATGCCATTGCCTCATTTAATGAAGCAATCCACTTCAAACGCGATTTCCCCGATGCTTATTACAATCGAGGGGTAGCGCAGGGTCAATTAGGACAAAATAAGGATGCAATTGCCTCATTTAATGAAGCCATTTGCCTCAAACCCAATTTCCCCGATGCTTATTACAATCGAGGGGTAGTGCAGGGTCAATTAGGACAAAAGGAGGATGCAATTGCCTCATTTAATGAAGCCATCTGCCTCAAGCCCAATTTCTCCGATGCTTATTATCTGCGAGGGTTAACACAGAGTCAATTAGGGCAATATGAGGATGCCATTGCCTCATTTAATGAAGCAATCCGTCTCAAACCCGATTTCCCCGATGCTTATTTCCATCGAGGAATAGTGCTGTGTGATCACTTAAAACAATATGAGGATGCAATTGCCTCATTTAATGAAGCAATCCGCTTCAAATCCGATTTCGATACAGCTTATTGCAATCGAGGGGTAGCGCAGCGTAACTTAGGGCAATATGAGGATGCCATTGCCTCATTTAATGAAGCAATTCGCCTCAAGCCCGATTTCTCCTATGCTTATTTCAAGCGAGGGGTAGCGCAGAGTAAGTTACGACAATATGAGGATGCAATTGCCTCTTTTGATTCTGGCTTAACTCTAAAGCGGGATGCTTGGCAAGATTGGGGAAATCGAGGCGATGCCGCAGGAATGCTACACAGGCGCAATTCCCCCTATCTACCCTCTGCCTTCGCCATCCTAAACCCTGACTTGAATGAGAGAGGATTTAAGGGTGCAATGGCAAGTTATGAGGAAGGGTTGAAGTATTGCCCGAAAGATACCCATCCAGAAGGGTGGGGGATGTTGCATTTTGACATCGCCAATGCCTATTACAACCGATCGCGCAAAAACCCCAAAACCCGCTACCAAGACAGGCAAACCGCACACACCCATTACAACCTCGCCCTGGAAACCCTCACCGAAACTGCCTATCCTGAAGCACATTTAAAAGTCTTACGCCGATTGATTCGTCTCTTACTCGGATGGAACCAAACGGAACAAGCGCAGGAGTTGAAACGGCGGGGAACTGATGTCTTACGGCGGTTAGTTGAGGAATGTACCAGTCCCCGCAAGCAACGAAAACTCACCCTAGAATTTGCTGATTTTAATCAGTTAACCGTGGATTTGTGGGTGCAACAAGGGGATGTGGTGCAGGCATTGGAAGTGGCGGAGGCGGGGAAAAATGCCTGTTTGTCTTGGTTGCTGGATGGCAGGGGGGATGCTGTGGCAGAACCGAGTTGGCAGCAGATTCGGAAGTTGTTGCAGGGTCAGACTGCGGTGGTGTATTGGCATCTGAGTCCCTACGCCCTCACTACGTTTATTCTCAAACCGGATGAGGATGAACCCCGGGTGTTGCGGCAATCCCGGTTTCAGGACCAATCGGGGTATCTGGGGAATTTGCAGGAGTTGGAAACCTGGATTGAGGAGTGGAATCAAGCGTATAGTCGCGACAAAGGGAACAAAACCAGCGCACAATCAGCAAGTTGGCGCAAGTCTTTGCCGCAACAACTCGATCGCCTCTCGGAGATTCTCCAGATTTCCGCGATTTTAGAGGAACTGAACCATTGCCAAGGATATCACCGCCTGATTCTGATTCCGCACAAGGACTTGCATCGCCTTCCCCTCCATGCCTTATTTTTAAACCAGGATGGATTTGCCGAGAGTTGTGCGATTACTTATCTTCCTAGTGCAGTATTTGGATTGAGTTTGTTAGATGCCGCCCCCTCCCCCGAGGCGCAATCTCTCCTCAGTATGGGGCACGAAGAACCCCCCCAACCCCCCCTTGCTAAGGGGGGGCTTTTCAGTATCGGGGAAGAACCCCCCCAACCCCCCCTTGCTAAGGGGGGGCTTTTCAGTTCTATACTTAGTATCGAAAATCCCAAGAGTCTCATCAAAGATAGGGACGGTTCGCACAAACCTCTCGCCCCCCTTCCCGCAGCAGATATCGAATCGGAGATGATTTCCCGACTGTTTCCCACTTCCACCCGCTTTGCAGAAACCGAGGCGACGACTCCGGCGGTGAAAACTGCTTTGGAACAGGGTCATCATGTCCTACACTTTACAGGACATGGGTATTATGAATTTGCCGATCCGGTTGCCTCTGCCTTGTTTCTGAGTGGGGACGATGTTCTCACAGTTCAAGATATCATCCAACTCAATCTCAGCAGCTATCACCTGATCTACCTTTCTGCCTGCGAAACTGCTGTCACCGGCAACCCCACCATTACCAGCGAATATGTGGGATTAACCAGTGGTTTCCTGCGTTCCGGTGTCGGTTCGGTGCTCAGTACCCTCTGGCAAGTCCAATCCGATGCCAGCACTTTATTCGCCCTCTATTTTTATCAGCAATTACAACAAGGACATTCCTACCCCGTCGCCTTTACTGCCACCCAAAAATGGCTGAAAAGTGTTACCAAGGCAGACTTATCCCAGTGGTATCAGCAACAGATTGAGAAACTAGAACAACAACCGGAACTCTCCGACGGGGATATCCGGTGTCTGAACTATTTTGAAGGCTGTAGGAATGGACTTGCTATAATCAAGGAAAATACCCCGTTTTCTGATCCCTATCATTGGTCACCCTTTACCCTGTACGGACTATGA